The following coding sequences lie in one Rhodothermales bacterium genomic window:
- the purH gene encoding bifunctional phosphoribosylaminoimidazolecarboxamide formyltransferase/IMP cyclohydrolase (involved in de novo purine biosynthesis) — protein sequence LCLIDEFFDAAPTVAILKHTNPCGVASGTSLAKAYASALATDRQSPFGGIVVVNRPLDMECAMAIDKVFTEIIIAPGFEDGVLSFLQEKKNRRIIRSKKRASKDRSLDTRSVIGGVLAQLRDPVLESTSAQTKEYRVVTSREPSEAEMRDLDFAWRIVKAVKSNAIVYVRDQATIGIGAGQMSRIDASEIAISKGRKSELDFTGCVVASDAFFPFADGLVAAAEVGATAAIQPGGSIRDEEVIKAADNHGVAMVFTGRRHFRH from the coding sequence CTCTGCCTGATCGACGAGTTCTTCGACGCCGCGCCGACCGTCGCAATCCTCAAGCACACGAACCCTTGCGGTGTCGCCTCCGGCACCTCGTTGGCGAAGGCCTATGCAAGTGCCCTTGCAACAGACAGGCAGTCGCCGTTCGGAGGTATCGTAGTCGTGAACCGGCCGCTCGATATGGAATGTGCGATGGCAATCGACAAGGTGTTCACAGAGATCATCATCGCGCCGGGTTTTGAAGACGGCGTTCTGTCGTTCCTGCAGGAAAAGAAGAACCGCCGAATCATTCGCTCGAAGAAGCGAGCATCCAAGGATCGATCCCTTGACACGCGGAGTGTTATCGGCGGTGTCCTCGCTCAGCTGCGCGACCCAGTGCTCGAGTCGACGAGCGCGCAGACGAAGGAATACAGGGTCGTCACGAGCCGAGAGCCATCGGAGGCCGAGATGCGTGACCTTGACTTTGCGTGGCGCATTGTCAAAGCCGTCAAGAGCAACGCGATCGTGTACGTCCGCGACCAGGCAACCATCGGTATCGGTGCCGGCCAGATGAGCCGAATCGACGCCTCCGAAATTGCGATTTCAAAAGGACGGAAATCTGAACTCGATTTCACCGGCTGCGTCGTAGCGTCGGATGCCTTCTTTCCCTTTGCTGACGGGCTCGTCGCGGCGGCGGAGGTTGGAGCCACCGCAGCTATTCAGCCGGGCGGTTCCATA